From Ictalurus punctatus breed USDA103 chromosome 2, Coco_2.0, whole genome shotgun sequence:
CACGGGTAAAACAGAGCATAAATAACAGGATTAATGGTGGAATTAAGATAAAGCACTATCGCAAgtttctgaaatgtttctgcCTGTATTTCAATAACGTCACCtaatacactgtaaataaaatatggaagtaaacacatcagaaacacagacactaaAATGCCCAGGACTTTAGCTGCTTTTCTCTCAGATTTCATCGAGTGTGAGgtgattttctgtgttttagGCCGTGTGTGATTATTAAGCTCTCTGATAGCATTGGCATGTTTCTTAGCAATCACAAACACTTGAGTATACAATATGATTATGATAGAACATGGAAATATAAATGCTATTACAAGGTCAACTGCGAATAAAACTTCATTCAGAAAAAGATAACACTCTCCAGGACACATTACAAATCTCGTGAAGCTTCcattgaaataataaaatgctgtGTTAtacaccagacacacacaccaattagAAGAAACCACAATGCACATAGTCCTATTAGagattgtgtttgtgtagagAAAGGGGTTTGAGAGAGCCAAATACCGATCCACAGCAATCAGACCGACATTATAGATGGACAGGCTTGTTAGAAAATAAGAGGCCATCAAAAAACTGATACAGTACCCTCTAGCAAAAATCCAGCATGACTCGATCTTCCAGATTAACATTGGAAGCATTGCTAAAGCTCCAACAAGGAAATCCGACACAGCCAGAGAGAACACGAGCATGTTTGTCGGTGTGtgaagctgcttgaagtgaagAACAGAGATGATGACAAGAAGATTTCCACACACTGTTAGAAGAACCACAGCAGCTGAACACACGTACAGTAAGATATAAACTGCAGGAGATAAGGATCTCTCTGGACAGGAGAAATgctcacagagatcagactggTTAAACTCCGTCAGGTTCATGAGgtcatgcattttaaaaaagtcTCTGTTACATTATGGTGAAATGAATTATAGGTCAGGCAACTCAGATATTTTTATAGTTTAGAAATTAAGCACGCCCCCCAAGTTTGATTGACAGCTTAATGAATATGATGTCATGCCTTGGGGAAACAAAAGACCACAGAAGGCATTAAGCACAGAAAAAACTGTGCTTAAAAAACATTAAGCACAACTCAACCTGTTCTATCTCCCAATGCAGCAATTAGTAAAGCACTGACAGAAGACTTTATTGTCACTGCATACACATTAAGAGCACCTTTGGCTTCACTCTACTGACACACTCAGTAATCCTGGGGTTATCAATGAAAGCCCATTACCTTCTGCTGTCCAGTGCAAAAGCCAAACACAATTAATAGCTTTGTTGATGAAGCTGGTGCTTGTGatgtacaatggatataaaaagtctacacacccctattaaagcagcaggttttttttttaacagagatAAATCGTATCAGAACTTTTCCACCTTTAACATAAAAATTACAACCAGTACACTACCACTGAACACCAAACTGAcacatttcagagaaaaaagatttaaaaaataaaataaattagagTAACCTAATTGTATAAGTTCACATGCCCCTGAACTAATAATTAGTTGAAGCACTCTTTGATTTTATCACACCACTCAGTCTGTTTGGATAAGAGTCTATCAGCTTGGCACGTCTTGACTTGGGAATGTTTTCCTATCAAATTGTGAGGGCACCTTGTGTGCCCAGCCCACTTCAGGTCACCAAACAGATTAGTTTAGTTGgcttcaggtctgggctctggctagaaCATTCAAAATCACTCTTCTTCCTTTGGTTAAACCGTTCCATTGGAACATTCATTCGGATGTgtgctttgggtcgttgtcgTGCTGAATGGTGACACCTGAAGATTTTGCACTAAAATCAGCTGGTATAAggagctattcatgattccctccaccttgataaaaccTGCatttctggctgaagaaaagcagccctaaagcacgATActcacaccaccatgcttcaccatgagTATGGTTCGTTTGttgatgtgcttttttgcacCAAGCATaacttttggaattatggaattattataccttttggaattgatcTCATCAGATcttaacacattttgccacaagTTTTGAGGTTAATTAGTTGGGGTtggatggtttttttttgtgagaaagggctctCATCTAGCCATCCTACCCCACAGCCCATTCTTCTCTCAATTTTAGAGTaccgtcctgttcttggtaaagtcactgtggtgctccattttccaCACTTGCTGATGATGGCGTTCACTGtattccatggtacatctaatgttttggaaatgttttcgtacccctctcctgatcgattccATCTGACAGGGAGACCTTGTATAGGCTCTGtgagctctttgcagaccagggcttcagcagtcagatgaaaccaagaagatgtgaagaaaagcctacagaaacagctagtctttatttggggttaatcagaataattttcCTTGATGACAGCTGTGTcataattacttttgaatattagattgaatgtgattggttcattctgaacacaacCACACCCCCAATTAGAAAAGGACATGCAAACTTATGCAGCAAGGTTAATTTACAGTTGtattttttcctatttttcattcaaatgttTCTGACTGTTTTACACTTAATTTTTACACGTTgtattttcacactgagggtggaataagttctgacatgattgatcttggtttaaaaaataaaagtaaaacttGCCATTTTATCAGCAGTATGTAGActtatatatttcatatatcaGTTATATCCACTGTAAAAACCAATCAGTTCATAATAaaggatttttgttttgttcttgtgGTACGCTTTAGTGCTAGATCTGCATAGAGTTATGGTATTTTAACTTTGATATTTATAAGTAGGTAATGGCTGATTACTTGACCTTTGACATCTCCTcaagtcatttatttgttttagtgCTTGATCACGTTGGCTGATCAAAACACTTCCCCAAGTTATGTGTCTCCTATAGCTAAGTTAACTTCTCTGACTGTCCTATATTTTCAACCTATTGTACAAGAAACCATGCATATTAGCTCACTGTCTGTACAGGCAATATCTCAGGACACCTATATAGAGAGATCCAGTCAGAGCTGATCAAGAGAAAGTAGGCCAATCAGATTACTTGCTGAATAGGCCAAGCCCACAACATAAACATACACTTGTACACAtataatcaatcaattaatgtgttaattaattaattagctaatgaattcattaatcatgtgattaattaattttatgtGTACACATGTATGTTTATGCTGTGGGTTTTTGTTGATGTGTATGTTTATGCTGTGCCTATTTAgatgacattattatttattgcaatGATTGGCAGCAGCATATTCAGCACCTGAGGGCTTGTCCTGAGATGGCTGAAATGGGCAGGACTCAAAGCAAACCCAAAGCAAAAAGTGTGCGATTGGGCTGGCGGAAGCACTGTACAGTATCTGAGCTTTCACTTGGGCCATGGGCAGGTGTGTCCCCAAATTGATAAGACAGCAGTGATTGCAGCCTGCCCAGGACCAAGACCAAAAAGGAGGTGAGACAGTTCCTGGGTCTGACTGGCTATTATCATAGGTTTGTGTCTAATTATTTGAATGTCACCATCCCACTGACTGATCTTACTAAAACGGGATGGAGCCATGTCAATGGGCACAGACTGGCATCGCACCTGATCACCACCCTTTATTCTGCAGGTGAGAAGTCTACAAGATGTGTCTACCGCACTATTTTGGGTTGAACCCGACCAGGTTATACGAGTGGCCCAATTATCCGTTGTTGCGTGTAgatacagcttgtgtaactgtgtaCCCAGCAGGAAAAACTTAGCCTTCTTGTACCTTTTGCAGGTTGTTTAGGATCACACTTTGTCTCACCTTAGATTTGTTCACTAAGGGTGTCCTTACTGGGATGATTAAGCTCCAGGTGACGTGGCCTGAGGTTCATGAAAGTAATCCAGACCATTTTCCATGACAGGGTCTCTGTCATCAAAAAGCATGGGGGATGTCTTTAGAATGCACACATGAATTTAGTTTAGCTATTAGAATTTAGGATTAGAATTTAGATATTGTTAGATGTTAGGTTAGCTAACCCTAGAGATTATCAATTTTTGCTAtttctaataaacatattaTTGTTTCATCACAGAGGAATAAATTCCCTTCAGTTTGAACATGAGTGTTAACTCATGACGTGACCTACATCACATAAGACAGTCTGAATGGCTGTTGTGTCACTTCTTATTCACTTATCATTTTCATAAAGGTTATAATTCTTGACCCATGACAGTTTAAATCTCAATACAATGGATTTCCCACCCAGTGATGTATGATTGTTTTCATCCTGACTTCTACCACTTCAGGAAGCTTTGAGCATTACCAGTGTACCCCTTCCGTACACACTTTATCTTGGTTAATATCAAAGTTATATTGTTGCCTAGCCATGCTTTCATTGCTTAAGTTAGTGATGTATCTTACACTTTCACTGTTTTGGAGTTGAGAGCTTTTCCTCACCCTTCTTTCCCTGAGATTCTGTTCATGAAAACCTGTGTGTTTTGAGTGTTTACACAAATGGAATGAAATCTTTCAAGAACAGCAGTTCGCTTTTGGAGTCGTAGGCTGTTTCTCACATGAAGATAATATAGTTTAAAATCAAATGCTTGTTACAGTTTTTATAAGTTGCTCTAACACACTCCCTGGTGAAAAATTCCCTAATAAAAtgtttactatagaaataatgaACACTTTATCAATAATGTACTTCATGTAAAAAGTACCCAAAGTTATCTGTGATTATGCTACTTAGAAGCCTGTATATGAATTTAATCTGTACACAACTGTAGAGTTTCCTGTGAAGATTTCATGGCAGTTTACAATGCTGAGTACTGCTGATGATGTATGTTTTTGCACAGTGCATGACCTAAAAATATTACTATATACCTAGCCTGGCCTAGCACCCTCACTTTATCAGTGTGCTGGACTAGCTTACTTTTTCCAAAATTTTCTGATGGTGATGCAATGGCTAGTTTTACCCCATTCATACCTTCTCATTGTATTGTAAGGTCATGCTCATATTACAGCCATTGTCTGAAAGTCTTAATACCATGCAAACTGCATTAACTGTTGAGTCATTCACTCAACATCCTCATCTGCACTTTAAAATGCCTCGATATACCTCGAAATCTGGACAAGACTGTACAGTAGAtgtgccaatttacagagattAGATGTGTCTGTGTATCTGAATGCATAttgtacagtaaatatatattcatattgaaaataaatatatttctactATCACTTCTTTATTATCTTATGAAGGTGTCATACAGCAGAAGATACATGttaagggaggaaaaaaagtaaattacAAAACTGTAATTTAGAATAGAGGTGCACATTAcaattttaacaacaaatgtttaaaaaacaaccaacagaaaagcacacctttttttttttttgcaacctGTTTGTATTTGGCACTGGTTTGTTTGTAGTATTACTGACGTTTTTCTCatagtgtgtatttgtatttttaatcttttaattcttatttttttattgctacAGAAGTTTAAAATGTGTATCGTATAATAGGAATATTTGAGCATATATTATTTGGGATCATCAGAAGGCTATTTATGAAAGAACATTGATTAATG
This genomic window contains:
- the LOC108275489 gene encoding trace amine-associated receptor 13c-like; its protein translation is MNLTEFNQSDLCEHFSCPERSLSPAVYILLYVCSAAVVLLTVCGNLLVIISVLHFKQLHTPTNMLVFSLAVSDFLVGALAMLPMLIWKIESCWIFARGYCISFLMASYFLTSLSIYNVGLIAVDRYLALSNPFLYTNTISNRTMCIVVSSNWCVCLVYNTAFYYFNGSFTRFVMCPGECYLFLNEVLFAVDLVIAFIFPCSIIIILYTQVFVIAKKHANAIRELNNHTRPKTQKITSHSMKSERKAAKVLGILVSVFLMCLLPYFIYSVLGDVIEIQAETFQKLAIVLYLNSTINPVIYALFYPWFRRCIKLIITLRIFQTDSALINILS